A window of Acidobacteriota bacterium genomic DNA:
CACCGCTCCCGCCCGCACTCCCGCCAGCTGGGCTTCTACCCGCTGGCCCCGCACCAACTCGAGGGTCGTGCTCTGGGCCCACAGGAAGGGTGGGTCGGTCTGGCGGCTGATCTCTGTCAGGCGCTGGCCCAGAAGGCTGTGGCGCAGTAGCTCCGCCAGCTCCCGACGGTAGTCTTGGCGGGTGTCGAGACGCAGGGGAGGGCGGCGAGTGTAGACGGCGATCTGGGTGCTGGTGAGCTCCGGGTCGGTGACGGCGGAGAAGAGGGTTTCTTCGGGGGCGGGCACTGCCACCGTCGGTCTCGGCGGCGCGTCCTCCGGGCCCCAGGGCGCGGAGAAACGCTGCCGGATCTCTTCCACCATGGTCTCGGGCTCGAAGTCTCCCACCGCCACCACCGCCATCAGCTCGGGGCGGTACCAGCGGCGGTAGAAAGCCCGGAGCTGCTCGGCATCGACGGCTCGGATGCTCTCCGGGTCGCCGATGGGCAGGCGCTCGGCGTAGAGAGAGTCGCGGAAGAGCAAGGGCAACTGCTGCTCCCGCAGCCGGGAGGAGACCCCCAGGCCGCTGCGCCACTCCTCGAGCACCACGCCCTTCTCCTGCTCGACCTCCTCCGAATCGAAGCGGATCCCCTGGGCCCACTCATGCAGCACCTCCAGGGCTGTTTCCAAAGTCTGCTCATCGTCGGTGGGAACGGTGAGGGCGTAGACGGTTTCATCGAAGGAAGTGGTGGCGTTGAGGTCGGCGCCGAAGCGCATGCCCAGGGATTCGACGAAGCTCACCAGCTCCTGGTGCTCGAAGCGCTCGGTGCCGTTGAAGGCCATGTGCTCGACGAAGTGGGCGAGGCCGCGCTCGTCCTCGGCTTCCAGCACCGATCCGGCGTTGACCACCAACCGCAGCTCCGCCCGCGCCTCGGGCTTGGGATTGGCCCGGACGTAGAAGGCGAGACCGTTGTCGAGACGGCCGTGAAGGACCTGGGAGTCGAGCTCCGGCAGGGGAGCACTCTCGGTTGCTTCCTCGGAGGACGAGACTGGTTCTTCGGAGGACGAGACCGGGACCCACTCTTCCGTCAGCGGCTCGGTCTGGGACGGCGGCTCCGAGAGGCTGGCGCAGCCGCTCACCAGGAGGAGCGTTGCCAGGGCCCAGGAAGCGAGGATCTGGCCAGCAAGGATCCGTCTAGCTAGCGGCTGCCACCGCGGGCGAGGGACGTCAGGGGCAGTGGACGGTCGGAGAGCGACGGGGTGCAGGTGGCGTGGGCTCATGGTCGCCATGCATACCACGTCTGGGCGCGGGGTGGCAGCACGGGATATGCTTCCGCCGCCACGGTCGCCGGAATCTTCGGCGACGACGGCGGGAATTCGGCTCGAGAGGAGAGAGCATGGTGGACAAGGGCATCGGCTGCGGTTTTTCTCTTCGTTCTCCTGGGGGATGGCGAAGAGCGGTGCTCGGATTGTGCCTGCTCCTCGGGATCTCGGGAGTTGGGGCCTCTGTGGCCGAGATGGCAGAAGCCGCTCAGCCAGGCCCCACGACGGTGATCCTGGTGCGCCATGCCGAGAAGGCCGCCGAGCCTCGCCGCGACCCGCCCCTCACCGCCCAGGGGGAGGCTCGGGCGCGCTGGCTGGGGGAAGTTCTCTCCCGCGCCGAGGTCGGGCACATTTACTCCACGGACACCCTGCGCACCCGCTCCACAGCCGGGCTGATGGCGGAAGCCTTGGGGTTGGAGGTGACGGTGCTGCCGCCGCGGGATCTGGAGGCCATGGCGGTGGCGCTACGCTCCCATCCCGGGGAGGTGGTGCTGTCGGTGGGACATAGCAACACCCTCGGACCGCTGGCGGAACTGCTGGGAGGGGAGCCCCTGGCGCCCATTGCTGAGGACGACTACGAGGGTTTCTATGTTCTCACCCTCGGCGAGGACGGGGCTTCGACCCTTCCTCTACAGCTTTCCCTGCCAGCTCAGAAAGAGCCAGCGCAGAAATCTCCTGCAGCGCAACGCTGAGCTATGCGGTAGACTCATAGACCCAATGGAGACGCCGGACGTAGCGATTCCGCTACGGCGGCCCGCTCCCGCCGCTCCCGATCATCCCCATCGAACCCCGATGAGCCCCTAGGAATCCGATGAGACCGTTTTTGTACTCCAAGCTTTTCTCGCCGGCGCTGGTTCTGGCGCTGCTCCTTCCTCTGCTCGCCACCGCCTGTCGGGACGTCGATCCCGAACCGGTGGTGGAGCCCCTGCCGGCGCGCAGCAACATTTTGTTGATCACCGTCGACACCCTGCGGGCGGATCATCTGTCCAGCTACGGCTATCCGCGGGAGACCTCGCCGGTCATCGACCGGCTGGCGGCGGAGGGGGTGCGCTTCGACCAGCCGGCGGTGCAGTGGCCCAAGACCAGCCCGTCCTTCGCGTCCATGTTCACCGCCACCTACCCCAAGGACAACGGCATGGTGCGACGGGTGGGCGTGCCCTTGCCGTGCAAATTCCACATGCTGGCGGAGGTGCTGCAGGAGCAGGGCTACACCAACCACGCGGTGGTGGCCAACGGCGCCCTGGCCAGTGACTTCTACTTCGATCAGGGCTTCGAGACCTATATCGAGACCTGGAAGCTGGAGCCCGGGGACGATGGCCAAGACCCCAACCGCGCCGAGGCGGTGACGGAGCTGGCGCTGGGCTTGCTCGATCAGCTGGAGAGCTCGGAGCAGCCCTACTTCCTGTGGGTGCACTACCTCGATCCCCACTTCCCCTACGAGCCGCCGGAGGAAGCCCGGGACCGCTTCCAGAACGACGAGCATTGGTCACCGGAGCCGAAGGTCTTCATCGCCGACAAGCCGACCCAGCAGATGATGGGCATCGGTCAGGAGCAGGTCCTGGACGACCGGGACGAGCTGGCCTTCTACGTCGCCCGCTACGACGCCGAGATCCGCTACAACGACCAGCAGATCGGCCGCCTGCTGGACGCCATGGGGGAGCGCGGGCTGATGGAGAACACCCTGACGGTCTTCACCTCCGATCACGGTGAGTCCCTGGGGGAGCACGGCTACTACTTCGACCACGGCCGGTTCAGCTTCCAGACCTGCCTGCGGGTGCCGTTCATCGTGCACTATCCCGGGGTTCTGGAGCCGCGGGTGGACGAAGCCCCGGTGGAGCTGCTGCACCTGGCGCCGACCCTCCTCGAGGCCGCCGGCGTCGAGTTGCCGGAGGGGCGCTGGATGCAGGGCCGCAGCCTGACCCCGAGGCTGCGGGGAATGGCTCCGGAGCCGGCGGCCGTCGAGGAAGCCGAGACCGCCTCGGAGAAAGAGGGCGACACGGTCACCGCCGGTGCCTGGCAGCGGCCCCCGGGACTGGCCTTCGCCGAGGCGGGTTGGGAAACCCGGGGCAAATGGCAGAAAGTCGTGCGGGATGACCGCTTCAAGCTGGTCTTCGCCCAGACTCGCCCGGAGCAGCGCTGGATCGGCGGCGAGGGAGTGCGCTTCACCCTCTTCGACCTGCACAACGATCCGGAAGAGACGGAGAACGTCGCCGAGCAATTCCCGGAGGATCTGGAGCGGCTCAAGCGCGAGCTGGCGCGTTGGAACGGGGCCGAGCCCTTCGACGTGCTGGTGGATCCCGACGAAGAGACCTGCGGTGACCAGCGCTCCATGGACGATGAGACGCGCAAACTCTTGGAATCTTTGGGGTACCTCTGATTCTGCGCACCGTTCGACCTCATCTCCCGAACCGGTTTTCCTGGTTCTCGGGAACCGCGAAGGACGGCGGCAGCCCCGCCCTTGGCCCCTCGGACCCCTCCGCGAGTCGTCGCTGCAGGCGGCTAGCGCCAGGGTTCGCGCTGGCCTGCTGCCTCCTCTTCACCTTCCTACTGTCCGTTCCCGCCTGGGGTATCGACCTCAAGGTGCGGGTCGAGGGGGTCGACGGGGACCTCAAGCGCAACGTCGAGGCCCTGCTCTCCATCCGCGGTGTCAAGAATCCGAGTCTCGAAGAGGCGCGTCAGCTGCACTCCCAGGCGCTGGAGGAGATCCGCCGGGCGCTGGAGCCCTTCGGCTATTACCGGCCGCGAGTGGAATCGCGGCTGGAGAAGCAGGAGAACGGGGATTGGCTGGCTCGCTACCGGGTGATTCCCGGAGAGCCCGTACGCTTGGAGGAGAGTGACGTCCGGCTCAGTGGTCCGGGGGCGAACGATCCCGGATTCCAGAGCCTGGTGCGGGACTTCCCGCTCAGCCAGGGTTCGGTGCTCGACCATCAGCGATACGAAGCAGGGAAGGAGTCGCTGGTCACCTACGCCCAGCGCACCGGCTACCTGGACGGCGACTTCGAGGCCGCCGAGGTGCGGGTGAACCTGGAGCGCTACGCGGCGAATCTGGATCTGGCCTTCACCACCGGCCCCCAATATCGTCTCGGGGAGGTGACCTTCCATCAGGATTTCCTCAACGAGAACGTGG
This region includes:
- a CDS encoding sulfatase, with protein sequence MYSKLFSPALVLALLLPLLATACRDVDPEPVVEPLPARSNILLITVDTLRADHLSSYGYPRETSPVIDRLAAEGVRFDQPAVQWPKTSPSFASMFTATYPKDNGMVRRVGVPLPCKFHMLAEVLQEQGYTNHAVVANGALASDFYFDQGFETYIETWKLEPGDDGQDPNRAEAVTELALGLLDQLESSEQPYFLWVHYLDPHFPYEPPEEARDRFQNDEHWSPEPKVFIADKPTQQMMGIGQEQVLDDRDELAFYVARYDAEIRYNDQQIGRLLDAMGERGLMENTLTVFTSDHGESLGEHGYYFDHGRFSFQTCLRVPFIVHYPGVLEPRVDEAPVELLHLAPTLLEAAGVELPEGRWMQGRSLTPRLRGMAPEPAAVEEAETASEKEGDTVTAGAWQRPPGLAFAEAGWETRGKWQKVVRDDRFKLVFAQTRPEQRWIGGEGVRFTLFDLHNDPEETENVAEQFPEDLERLKRELARWNGAEPFDVLVDPDEETCGDQRSMDDETRKLLESLGYL
- a CDS encoding phosphoglycerate mutase family protein; this encodes MAEAAQPGPTTVILVRHAEKAAEPRRDPPLTAQGEARARWLGEVLSRAEVGHIYSTDTLRTRSTAGLMAEALGLEVTVLPPRDLEAMAVALRSHPGEVVLSVGHSNTLGPLAELLGGEPLAPIAEDDYEGFYVLTLGEDGASTLPLQLSLPAQKEPAQKSPAAQR